Within the Bradyrhizobium ottawaense genome, the region GATAGCGCGAAATATCGACCGGCTTGCCGGTCCGGCCATCGAACACCTTGACGATCTCGTGGGCCGCGAGCGTCGGAAACAAGTCGACGTCAGCGATCTGCTCGGGCAATTTCGTCACGGTCGAAAGATTGACGGACCAGGCCATGATCTCGATCGCCGCTGCGGGGATCGAGCGCTTGAACAGCGCCTCGTAGTCGGCCTCGTAACGGACTCGCAGCGCCGGAATGTCGGCATCCACAAGATCGTGAACCGGAAGTTCGACCGCGATCTCATGGCCCTGCCCGACATAGCGCATAAACGCGATGCGGCGCTCTACAAGCGGCTCGCCGTGTGCCGCAGGCTCGACCCACGTCCTAATCTCTTTCGACATCGCGTTGAGAAGGCCCGTTGCAGCAGTCGCATCGAACGTATCGAGGCGCATGTACTTGGTCTTGACCATCTCGTAAGAAATCGGCGCAGCAAGAAAGCCGACAGCGGACCCGACACCCGCATTGGGGGGAACAATGACGCGGTTGGCGCCAATCTTTTCCGCGACGCGGGCCACATGCAGCGGCGCGGCGCCACCGAACGCAATTACAGTATGATCGCTTGCCACCGCGCCGCGCTCGACCGTGTGAACTCGAGCGGCACTGGCCATGTTCTCGCATACCATCTCGTACACGGCGTAGGCTGCCATCTCCGCGTCGAGACCCAGCGGATCGCCAATCACGCTCTTGAGCGCCTTCTTCGCCAGTTCGGGATGGAGCTTGATCGTGCCACCTGCAAAGGTGGCGGGATCGATCAGGCCGAGCGCGACATCCGCGTCGGTCACCGCGGGTTGGTTGCCGCCAACGTTGTAGCAGACGGGCCCGGGAACCGAAGACGCGCTTTCCGGTCCCACGATCACGCGCTTCAACGAATCGAGCCGTGCAAGCGAGCCGCCGCCCGCGCCGATCTCGACCATCTCGATGACGGGGATGCGAACCGGAAGGCCGCTACCCTTGAGAAAGCGTGCTGCGCGATCGACCTCGAACACGCGCGATGTTTCCGAACGATAATCCTCGATCAGACTGACTTTCGCGGTCGTGCCGCCCATATCGAACGCCAGCACCTTGCGCTCGCCAAGCCTGGCCGCGATTTGCGCGGCGAAAACGGAGCCGCCGGCTGGGCCGGACTCAACCAGCCGCACCGGAAACTTCCGCGCGGTTTCAACCGAGGTCAGGCCGCCGCCCGACGTCATCAGGCAGAGCGCCCCGCGGAAGCCCATCTGCTTCATCTTCTCCTGCATGCGGGCTAGATAACCGTCCATCAGCGGCTGCACGTAGGCATTCGCCGCCGCGGTCGATGTCCGTTCGAATTCCCGCATCTCCGGACATACCTCGGATGACAGCGTGATGTAGAGTTCGGGCATGAGGGATTGCAGCAGCTTGGCCGCGGCCTGCTCATGCGCCGGGTTTGCGTAGGAATGCAGGAACGCAATCGCAACGCTCTCGATTTTCTTCGCTTTTAGTGTTTTGGCCACGGTGGCGATGTCGTGCTCATTCAACGCCAGGCGAATGCAACCGCGCGCGTCCATCCGCTCGCGCACCGTGAAACGCAGCGGTCGCTCGACTAGCGGCTTCGGCCGCACCAGCGCCAGTTCATATTGATCGTAGCGGCTCTCGGTTCCGATCTCGAGCACATCGCGAAACCCGTCCGTCGCAATCAGCGCCACCCTGGCGCCGCGACGCTCGATGATCGCATTGGTCGCGAGCGTGGTCCCGTGGACGAAGATATCGGTGTCGGCAATCGATTTTCCGGCACGAGCCATCACCTCGCCAACACCCCGCAGCACACCTTCTTCCGGGGACGATGGCGTCGTCAATACCTTTCCGGTCCAGCGCTGCGTTCCATGCTCCAGCACAATATCGGTGAACGTTCCGCCGACATCGGCGGACAGCTTCAATTTCGGTTCAGCTCTCAATCCCGCGTCCTCAACAGTTCCAGATGCGCTCGATAGCGATGGCCCGGAGATTCCGTTTTCCAGCGTCACCAAGTAGGTGCCGACACCGGAAACCATGCATCGTCGGCTGCAATGTCTGGCACGAATGCTGTTGGAATGAATAGTTTCATTTTTGGAATTATCTAATGCAAAAGATCGATCAAAGACTCGTCGATTACTGTGGCAAGCTAATGAAGGTGCACTCGCTTGGACCACATGATGATGTCGCTTGCTCTCAACGTAGCGGGCGCTAAGGGACGGCTCTGGATTGCATGACACAGGTCATCGAACACTTCTCCTCTATCGACTCGTCTTGGGTGTCTCTTGGCGTCGAGCGTGCGATACCGTTAGCGGCCCCCGGCTTCAAGCTTCTCCTTACCGACGTCAGAGATCTACAGATCCGCTGCACCATCGCCAAGGCGACGGGACACCCCGGGCAACGCCCATTCGATTGCGAAAGCCGACCCGCGGTGGGGTGGCCCCGGCCGGAAAGCAGTGCGCGGACGGCCGAACACGGGGAGTTCTGGTCTCGGACTTGCGTCTTCGACGGCCAAGTCTACTGGGGTCGGGGCCGGCAAGGTTGTTTTGAACGCCATGTCGCGACGGGAGCGCCGATATGATCGGGTGCCTGACTGAATATCCGAAGTCCAAAGGAGCTTGAATTGGCAACATTCGGGCGCGCCCGACAGATGATTCGCCGTGTCGCGATCCAGGCGATCCCGACCATCCTCGGCATTATCGCGTTGAGTTTTCTCTTGTTGAATCTGATGCCCGGCGATGCCGCCGACGCGATCGCGGGAAAGTCCGGCTCCGCGACCGTGGAAACAATGGAGACACTGCGCCGAAGCCTCGGGCTCGATCAGTCTTTTTTCACGCGGCTCGTCACCTACGTTTCCAATATTGTCGCACTTAATCTGGGCACGTCGAGCAATTACAACGCGCTTGTCATCGATGTCATCATGGAGCGCCTCCCCAACACTTTGCTGTTGATGCTGTCGGCCTTCTTCATCGCCGTAACCTTCGGCATTTTCCTCGGATGGGTCATGGCCATCTTCGCTAACAAATGGCCCGACTGGTTGCTGACGATGATCGTTTTGCTGCTCTATTCCGCACCCGGCTTCTGGATCGGCTTGATGGCTATCGTGCTGTTCTCGGCACACCTCGGCTGGTTCCCAAGCGGCGGCATTGAGACAATCGGCATCGAGATGACCGGAATAGCGATAATACGCGACCGGATCCTGCATCTGATCCTGCCATCCATCGCACTGGCGACGTTCTTCATCGCTATCTACGCACGCCTAACGCGGGCGGCGATGCTGGAAGTGTTGCGTCAGGATTTCATGCGCGCTGCTGCGGCCAAGGGCCTTCATCCGCTCGTTCTGCAATTCCGCCACGCGCTACGCAACGCGCTTATTCCCGTGACAACGGTGGCAGGTCTTCACTTCGCAAATCTCCTGAGTGGCGCAGTGGTGGTGGAGACCGTTTTCAACTGGCCAGGGCTCGGCCGTCTGACCCTGGACTCGTTGATCGCCCGTGATTTCAATGTGCTGCTCGGGATTCTGCTTCTGTCGTCAATTATCGTGATCGGCACTAACGTCGTCATCGACTGCATTGTCATGTGGCTCGATCCCCGCATCGAGATTTAGCAGGTAGGCTGATGATCATGACGGATGTCATTGCTAATGAACCGGACAGTCCGATTCCTGCCTCCAGAAAGGATCCGATAAGATTTATGCCAACCAAACGACGCCCCCTGCCAGCCTGGCTGCGCGACCCGTTCCTTTGCTTCGCCGTGATCATCTTGCTCGGCATCATCTCCATTGCGATCGCAGCCAACCTGATCTATCCGACCGACCCGCTCGATATGGTGGCGCAGCCGCTGCTTTGGCCCGGACAAGACATGGATTATCCGCTCGGGACGGATGCGCTGGGACGTGATGTCGCCGCTGGCATCGTCCACGGTGCCCGCGTCTCCCTACTGGTTGGGTTCTTCGCGGCGCTCATCGGCCTCGTAATCGGCACCACGATCGGCGCGCTCGCGGGCTATTTTGGTGGCATCGTCGACAATGTTCTGGTTCGACTGACCGAGTTGTTCCAGACGATTCCGCCGACCTTGCTGGTCATCGTCATTCTCGCAATCGGCGACCCATCGGTGTTCCTAATTGTCCTCTCGATCGGGATTGCCTCCTGGCCGATGATTGCCCGGCTTGCGCGCTCCCAGTTCATGGCATTGCGTGAAGCCGATTTCGTCATGGCCTCGCGCAGCCTTGGCTATGGTACCTCGCGCATCATTGTTCGGGAAATCCTGCCGAATGCCCTCCCGACAATCGTGGTTGCGACATCGGTGCTGGTCGCGAACGGCATTCTCGCGGAAGCCGGTTTGTCCTTCCTCAATCTTGGCGACCCCAATCGTGTGAGCTGGGGCAGCCTGATCGGCAACGGCCGCTCGATGCTGCGGGATGAATGGTATCTGTCGGCGTTACCCGGCGTTGCCATTGTCCTCACCGTCCTGTCCATCAACATCATCGGCGACCGTTTGACCGACATCCTCAATCCGCGATCGGGCAGCACCCGATGACATTCTCGGATCGACAGAATCCTGTCCTTGAAGTTCGCGATCTTCAGGTCGGTTTTCCAAACAGTATCGCAGTGCAGGGAGTAAGCTTTGCCATCGCACAGGGAGAGACCATGGCGCTGGTTGGCGAATCCGGCTGCGGTAAGTCCCTGACGGCGTTCTCTATTCTGCGATTGCTGCCGCCGACTGCCTCGATCATCGGCGGACAAGTGCTATTCGACGGGCTCGATCTCGCCACAGTATCGGCGCGGAAGCTGCGCCAGATCCGCGGCAAGGGAATCTCGATCGTCCTCCAGGAGCCAATGACATCCTTGAACCCCGTTCTCACCATCGGCACCCAGATTTGCGAGGTCATTCTGCGGCACGAAAAGCAGTCGCGTCGCAAAGCCAAGGATCGCGTGATCGAATTGCTCGACCTGGTCGGCATTTCCGAGCCACATCGCCGCTACGACCAAATTCCTCATAATTTTTCCGGCGGAATGAGGCAGCGAGTAATGATCGCGATGGCTGTCGCATGCAATCCGCAGCTGCTGATCGCTGACGAGCCCACTACGGCGCTCGACGTCACCATCCAAGCTCAGGTGATGGATCTATTAGACCGCCTGCGACGCCAACTCTCGATGGCGGTGCTGCTGATCACTCACGATCTGGGCGCGGTGGCGCAATGGGCCGACCGGGTGGCCGTCATGTATGCTGGTCGGATTGTCGAACAAGCCTCAGTCAGTGAGTTTTTCGCTGGCCCGAAGCATCCTTATTCCCAAGGCCTGCTCAGCTCGGCTGCCGGCGACGGCTCACATTATACAAACCAGCGCCTCACCGAAATCAAAGGCTCGATAGCCTCGGCGGCCGGCGAGTCAGGTTGTTCGTTTGCTCCCCGATGCCCCGCCGCAGTCGCTTCCTGCCGCGCTGCCCCCCCTACGCTCGAAACGATCGGTCCAGGCACCGTTCGCACTGGATGGTCGGTTGCGTGCAGTCAGCTTCAAGTCCCGGGAGATAAACGTGATTCCGCTGCTTTCGATTGAGAACTTGCGCACCAGCTATACTTCCCAGGGACACACCCTGCATGCGGTGGATGGCGTCTCCCTCGAGGTCCGAGAGCACGAGACGGTCGGGTTGGTCGGCGAATCCGGTTGCGGAAAATCGACACTCGGCAAGACCATCGTCCGGTTGCTGCGCCCGAGCGAAGGCGCGATACGTCTCAACGGCGAAGACATCAGTCAGCTTAAAGAGAGGTCACTGCGAACCGCGCGTCGCACCGTTCAGATGGTTTTTCAAGATCCCTTCGGATCGCTCAATCCGCGCCAGCGCATCGGCACCATCCTTGATACGCCACTCAAGGTTCATGGCATCAATGATGCCAAAGAGCGTCTAAGACGAACTCTTGAGATCACGAACAAAATCAGTATTCCGCAGGACGCCTTGCAGCGCTATCCGCACGAATTCTCTGGCGGGCAGCGCCAGCGAATCGGAATCGCCAGAGCACTAATCCTGCGACCCCGGCTCCTCGTCTGCGACGAACCCGTATCCGCGCTGGATTTGTCCATACAGGCGCAAATTCTCAATCTGCTGGTTGACCTCAAGAAAGATCTCGGCCTCTCTTATCTGTTCATCTCACACGATTTGTCCGTTGTACGCTATTTTGCCGACCGCGTGCTCGTGATGTATCTCGGCCGCATCGTCGAAAGCGCAGACCACGTTACATTGTGGCGTAACCCGCGCCACCCCTATACTCGCGCGCTGTTGGCGTCGATTCCATCATTAAAGTTAGGCAAAAAGCCTGTGAACGTCTTGCCGGGAGAGGTGGGACAGGGTGTGCCTGAGCGCGGATGCCGGTTCAGAGCACGGTGTCCCGTGGCAGTCCAACAGTGCGAAACCTGCGATCCGCCCCTGCGAAAGCTCCCGGATGGCAACGCGGTCGCCTGTCATCTCGCCTAAGGGCAAAAAGTCCAATACCGGAAAAACGCGCGCGGCGCCAGTAACAACGAAGAGCAGTTGCAGCAATGACCAGTACACCAACTATCAGTTTCGAATTGAACCGGGCCGATCTGCGGGCGCGCCGCAATGCCAAATGGAGTCAGTATGGTCCAGATGTCCTACCGGCCTTCGTCGCCGACATGGATTTTTCGGTTGCGGCGCCAATCCAAACAGCGATCGAGCGAATCGTTAGGGATCGGGACTATGGCTATCCAATGCGCGAAGGCAATAAGGCAGAGTTGATCGTCGCCAAATCCTTCGCCAGACGAATGAAAGCCCTGTACGACTGGGATCTCTCGCCGGACCTCGTCTTGCCCGTGGCAGATCTGGTTCAGGGAACCTATGCTCCGATCCTCGCGTTCTCGGATCCTGGCGACAGCATCATTCTGCAAGTCCCGAGTTACCCGCCGTTTCGCGACGCCATTAACGGCACAGAACGCAGGCTGCTTCCTCTGCCTATGCGCGACGATGGGACACGTTACGCTTTCGACATGAGCGAACTTGAGACGCTGGTGGAAGAAGGGACTCGCATCTTCGTACTCTGCAATCCGCAAAATCCGACAGGACGCGTCTTCCGACGCGACGAACTTCTATCGCTCGCTCAATTCGCAATCGCTCACGATCTTATTGTGATCTCCGACGAGATTCATTCCGATCTGGTTTACCCGGGGCAACAGCACGTACCGTTTGCATCTCTAGGATCAGAAATAGCTTCCCGTACCATTACCCTCAACTCGGCGACTAAAAGTTTCAATATTCCGGGCCTCCGTTGCGCGCTTATTGCATTTGGCAGCGAAGACCTGCGCGAACGGTTTGAAAAACGCATTCCGCTGAGACTAGCCGGTCAGGGCAATATAATCGGCGTCGATGCGACGGTCGCCGCTTGGAACGAATGCCAGCCCTGGCTTGACGCGGTCATGGATCATCTTCTCAAGGCGCGCAACCGAATAAAGGCCGTGCTCAAGGCGGAAGTCCCGGAAATCCACCTCCATGCGCCAGAAGCGACCTATCTCGCTTGGCTTGATTGCAGCAAGCTCAAGCTGTCAACCTCGGCGTTTCAGTTCTTTCTGGATAAGGCGCGGATCGGCTTCAGCCCCGGCGAGAGTTTCGACCCGAATTGTGCATCGTTCGTGAGGTTCAACTTTGCAACCTCGACGCCGATTCTCGACGAGATTCTGGATCGCATTATTATTGCAGCGAGGCAGAGTGACAGCTGACAACTCTCGCAAGAGAGCTCCGCCGAAGTCTGATTGGATCACTCCGGTGCGGCCAGTCGTTGCATTGCATCCATTCGGCGTTTCGAGGCCCAGAGGTTCACACGCAGCGTAATCGCTCCGGGAGTTTGACCGTCGTTACTCTCGGCTTCAACAGTGAATGTCGTCGCCACACTATCCGTCGCCGGCGCAATCGGGACGACCACAACGGGAAGCACCGTCACGATTGAAGGCATGTTTTGATGCGGTCCAGAGACGCCTGTTAAAGGGCCTCGTCGTACAGCAGGTTCAGATCTCGATATCGCCTGGGCACCTCAAAGGGGCGCCGCAGGATTGCACCAGGCCGATCCGAATCACGACTCGCCGAACGCACCGACTTAGTCATTTGGGGCGCCTGATCGCCATCGCGTGTCCGGAAAGGTGGGGCGAATATGACGTATCTTGAATACTGGCCGGAGATATCCTTGGGGAAACACTTGCGGCCCTTGTTAGAGATTTCCCCATGCAAGCCAGTCGACGTATCGACTTCTATCGCCCTCCGCCACGTTAAAAGCGATTTCGAACGGCGCATTCAAATCGCTTTCTCGGTCGTTCCCAGTAAAGTTCAGAAATTCTGCCGCGTTCGTGGACCGCGAGGACCGCGGCATCGTCGTGCTCGTCCAGGGCAGGCATGCCGATGGCGGGGAAGTCGGCTTGTGGGTGGTGCGCTCCCTCGCCGCCAGCGCTCGCAGCATTCAAGGCCCCTATCGAAACTCCAAGCCAGCCACGGTTCACATGGAGCAATGGATCGCTTCCGGCGAGGCTGGCGACGGCTTGGGAATCGAGAGCTGGCGCATCCACGACGAGGCGGGTCACGGCCTCACAATGTATCTGCACTACCGGGCAGGGATGCCGGTCCAAAGCACATCTCACATGACGATGCGAGGCGGGCCCGATCCGGCCTTCAGACGGATCTATCACACGGACAAGGGAGCGGACGTTGTCAGAAGTCTCCCCATGGCGGTCAATAGCGTCCAGGAGTTTCGCTTTAGGAGCACGCTGGAGGAGTTTGCCGAGGTCTTCGACGGAAACGAGAACCTAGTCAGCATCGCAGTCGAGCCCTGGTATATGCGGCGGGTGCTGGTCCCGGCGAGCGAAGAGTAGATACCCGCACGAGGGCCGCCCGCTGAGGGACGGCGACCCGCGTATTCCAGACGTCGGATTTGGTCTCGACCGCCTCTATGGTGTTCCCAGATAGCTCACTGTTACCCAGCAATATCTTTATTGGACCGTGCGTGCCCGTCCAGAGCCTAGGGACGGTATGATTTCTTGCAAGTCTTCGCGGAGAGACCTGAGACGACGAAATCAAGAGCCACAATCCACACGCCAACGAGATTTCTAAGTTCGTCCGAGAGTGTTTTCATACCGTCAACTTGTCCGCAGAAGAGTCCTGACCACAGCCCCAGCTGGCAGGCCGCGTTTCACGGCTTCGATTCCGGGCGCCGTTTGGACGACGAAGATTGACGACGCACTGCAAAAGCTCCCGAGACCGCCACCCTAGCAGCCCGGCAAACTGTGCAAACGTCGCGTGCTGCTCGCTACGCATCGGTAACGCTCAATCGAGACGGTTACGTCTAGAGACTGAGCTTGAGCCGGCCGCCCGCCGACCGCGAACAGCAAGTTACGATTTTGGTCGTGCGCTCGTGATCGAAGAGTACCGTATCCCGATGAAGCGGGACGCCATCTAACACATCGACAACGCATGTTCCGCAAACGCCCTGCCGACAGAGAAAGGGCACATCGAGGCCAGCGCGCCGCATGGCGTCGAGGATCGTGTCCTGAGACGAAACCTGGATGATCTGCCCCGTGTCAGCAATCTCGATCTCGAACGTCCGATTTTCCGTTTGCGGGCCGGTGCCGAAGCTTTCGGTGTGGAGGCGACCCACGGGCCAACCCGCACAGGCCTTGATGACCAGCGCCATTAGCCCGGTGGGACCGCAGAAATAGAGATGCGCCCCCGACGCCAGTGTCTTCGCCCCCAGGCCTTCCACGTCTAGGCGGCGAGCCGGGTCCCCGCCGCTGACATGGACCGTTGTATGCCGGGCGTACGTGTCTTGCCGAAGCACGGGTAGAAAGGCAGCTCCCGCTTCATCGTGGACGCAGTAATGCAAACACCAAGCGGCGCGGCGACGAGCCAGCGTCCGGATCATCGACAGGATCGGCGTGATGCCGATGCCACCGGCGATAAAGACGTGCGCCGAAGCATCGTCCGCAATCTCGAAGGTGTTGCGCGGTGGGGATATCATCAGGACATCGTCACGGCCTACGGTGTCGTGCAATTCCTGCGACCCGCCACGACCATCTGCATCG harbors:
- a CDS encoding hydantoinase/oxoprolinase family protein, which encodes MRAEPKLKLSADVGGTFTDIVLEHGTQRWTGKVLTTPSSPEEGVLRGVGEVMARAGKSIADTDIFVHGTTLATNAIIERRGARVALIATDGFRDVLEIGTESRYDQYELALVRPKPLVERPLRFTVRERMDARGCIRLALNEHDIATVAKTLKAKKIESVAIAFLHSYANPAHEQAAAKLLQSLMPELYITLSSEVCPEMREFERTSTAAANAYVQPLMDGYLARMQEKMKQMGFRGALCLMTSGGGLTSVETARKFPVRLVESGPAGGSVFAAQIAARLGERKVLAFDMGGTTAKVSLIEDYRSETSRVFEVDRAARFLKGSGLPVRIPVIEMVEIGAGGGSLARLDSLKRVIVGPESASSVPGPVCYNVGGNQPAVTDADVALGLIDPATFAGGTIKLHPELAKKALKSVIGDPLGLDAEMAAYAVYEMVCENMASAARVHTVERGAVASDHTVIAFGGAAPLHVARVAEKIGANRVIVPPNAGVGSAVGFLAAPISYEMVKTKYMRLDTFDATAATGLLNAMSKEIRTWVEPAAHGEPLVERRIAFMRYVGQGHEIAVELPVHDLVDADIPALRVRYEADYEALFKRSIPAAAIEIMAWSVNLSTVTKLPEQIADVDLFPTLAAHEIVKVFDGRTGKPVDISRYRRDALATGARLSGPAIITEDETSTYVTENFDAWIDGLGSIVMERKGTKA
- a CDS encoding ABC transporter permease, with amino-acid sequence MATFGRARQMIRRVAIQAIPTILGIIALSFLLLNLMPGDAADAIAGKSGSATVETMETLRRSLGLDQSFFTRLVTYVSNIVALNLGTSSNYNALVIDVIMERLPNTLLLMLSAFFIAVTFGIFLGWVMAIFANKWPDWLLTMIVLLLYSAPGFWIGLMAIVLFSAHLGWFPSGGIETIGIEMTGIAIIRDRILHLILPSIALATFFIAIYARLTRAAMLEVLRQDFMRAAAAKGLHPLVLQFRHALRNALIPVTTVAGLHFANLLSGAVVVETVFNWPGLGRLTLDSLIARDFNVLLGILLLSSIIVIGTNVVIDCIVMWLDPRIEI
- a CDS encoding ABC transporter permease; this translates as MIMTDVIANEPDSPIPASRKDPIRFMPTKRRPLPAWLRDPFLCFAVIILLGIISIAIAANLIYPTDPLDMVAQPLLWPGQDMDYPLGTDALGRDVAAGIVHGARVSLLVGFFAALIGLVIGTTIGALAGYFGGIVDNVLVRLTELFQTIPPTLLVIVILAIGDPSVFLIVLSIGIASWPMIARLARSQFMALREADFVMASRSLGYGTSRIIVREILPNALPTIVVATSVLVANGILAEAGLSFLNLGDPNRVSWGSLIGNGRSMLRDEWYLSALPGVAIVLTVLSINIIGDRLTDILNPRSGSTR
- a CDS encoding ABC transporter ATP-binding protein; this translates as MTFSDRQNPVLEVRDLQVGFPNSIAVQGVSFAIAQGETMALVGESGCGKSLTAFSILRLLPPTASIIGGQVLFDGLDLATVSARKLRQIRGKGISIVLQEPMTSLNPVLTIGTQICEVILRHEKQSRRKAKDRVIELLDLVGISEPHRRYDQIPHNFSGGMRQRVMIAMAVACNPQLLIADEPTTALDVTIQAQVMDLLDRLRRQLSMAVLLITHDLGAVAQWADRVAVMYAGRIVEQASVSEFFAGPKHPYSQGLLSSAAGDGSHYTNQRLTEIKGSIASAAGESGCSFAPRCPAAVASCRAAPPTLETIGPGTVRTGWSVACSQLQVPGDKRDSAAFD
- a CDS encoding ABC transporter ATP-binding protein, coding for MPLLSIENLRTSYTSQGHTLHAVDGVSLEVREHETVGLVGESGCGKSTLGKTIVRLLRPSEGAIRLNGEDISQLKERSLRTARRTVQMVFQDPFGSLNPRQRIGTILDTPLKVHGINDAKERLRRTLEITNKISIPQDALQRYPHEFSGGQRQRIGIARALILRPRLLVCDEPVSALDLSIQAQILNLLVDLKKDLGLSYLFISHDLSVVRYFADRVLVMYLGRIVESADHVTLWRNPRHPYTRALLASIPSLKLGKKPVNVLPGEVGQGVPERGCRFRARCPVAVQQCETCDPPLRKLPDGNAVACHLA
- a CDS encoding MalY/PatB family protein; protein product: MTSTPTISFELNRADLRARRNAKWSQYGPDVLPAFVADMDFSVAAPIQTAIERIVRDRDYGYPMREGNKAELIVAKSFARRMKALYDWDLSPDLVLPVADLVQGTYAPILAFSDPGDSIILQVPSYPPFRDAINGTERRLLPLPMRDDGTRYAFDMSELETLVEEGTRIFVLCNPQNPTGRVFRRDELLSLAQFAIAHDLIVISDEIHSDLVYPGQQHVPFASLGSEIASRTITLNSATKSFNIPGLRCALIAFGSEDLRERFEKRIPLRLAGQGNIIGVDATVAAWNECQPWLDAVMDHLLKARNRIKAVLKAEVPEIHLHAPEATYLAWLDCSKLKLSTSAFQFFLDKARIGFSPGESFDPNCASFVRFNFATSTPILDEILDRIIIAARQSDS
- a CDS encoding PDR/VanB family oxidoreductase, with translation MTTGVEQINARVAEIRTEATGIRSYRLVGGDGVRLPAFTSGAHIDVFLQSGIVRQYSLVNDPAGDQEYVIAVKRDADGRGGSQELHDTVGRDDVLMISPPRNTFEIADDASAHVFIAGGIGITPILSMIRTLARRRAAWCLHYCVHDEAGAAFLPVLRQDTYARHTTVHVSGGDPARRLDVEGLGAKTLASGAHLYFCGPTGLMALVIKACAGWPVGRLHTESFGTGPQTENRTFEIEIADTGQIIQVSSQDTILDAMRRAGLDVPFLCRQGVCGTCVVDVLDGVPLHRDTVLFDHERTTKIVTCCSRSAGGRLKLSL